The following proteins are encoded in a genomic region of Neomicrococcus aestuarii:
- a CDS encoding ABC transporter permease: MQQTVPPTTERKLPRAGSSWNMLTTWTTQEILLLLREPVAIFFSLVFPIVIFIFIGVPFANEDIGDGVRFIDAMFPSLAGTVGANLLLMGLPIYVAELRSKDVDKRYRAMPLPGWVFGAALVISTLALVIAATALIVALVAVTFGLRSEVISPSFLILFFGFIAMLCPWGLFLGTLPFSPRAIQAITAGVFFVMFFGSGAAAPIDGLPEVIKTALEFNPLKIWFDAMVSVYVGHGLPSESVWKILVTLAVSALLLVIGLKNWNKAS, encoded by the coding sequence ATGCAACAGACTGTGCCACCCACCACCGAACGCAAACTGCCGCGGGCCGGAAGCTCGTGGAACATGCTCACCACGTGGACCACGCAAGAAATCTTGCTCCTCTTAAGGGAGCCCGTGGCGATCTTCTTCTCGCTGGTCTTCCCGATCGTCATTTTCATCTTCATCGGCGTCCCGTTTGCCAACGAGGACATTGGGGACGGCGTCCGCTTCATTGACGCGATGTTCCCGTCGCTCGCCGGAACGGTGGGCGCCAACCTGCTGCTGATGGGTCTCCCGATTTATGTGGCCGAGCTGCGCAGCAAGGATGTGGATAAGCGGTACCGTGCCATGCCTCTACCGGGATGGGTGTTCGGTGCGGCCCTTGTGATCTCTACCTTGGCCCTTGTCATCGCCGCTACGGCGTTGATCGTGGCACTCGTGGCTGTGACCTTCGGGTTGCGCTCCGAAGTGATTTCGCCGTCGTTCTTAATTCTCTTCTTCGGCTTTATCGCCATGCTGTGCCCCTGGGGTCTCTTCCTCGGCACCCTGCCGTTCTCGCCCCGCGCTATCCAAGCCATCACCGCCGGCGTCTTCTTCGTGATGTTCTTCGGCTCCGGAGCCGCGGCACCGATTGACGGCCTGCCGGAAGTCATCAAAACAGCCCTCGAATTCAATCCGCTCAAAATCTGGTTCGACGCCATGGTCAGCGTGTACGTAGGCCACGGTCTCCCGTCGGAATCCGTCTGGAAAATCCTTGTCACCCTAGCGGTCTCCGCACTCTTGCTGGTGATCGGTCTCAAGAATTGGAATAAAGCCTCATGA
- a CDS encoding CPBP family intramembrane glutamic endopeptidase codes for MNELIFACVAVLMTMGASGIALMVYPPLRRHSVVIMPVILGAACLALGAYLLAYLWPSYASPGMLADKLVFGAGLFGGFGNVATGLVIALISAVVAFTLEGRLKRWSVARKRRAAESAGLSFLGFEAPTAAESLQEVGDVAKKPLLFGALSVWTGSAEEFFYRGTVLVASIGTALFWPAFALQAGTYAVSHLAFGWPAILGKLLLGLSFGAAAIVGGMIPVILAHWGYQWLVARQFRAPSSSRKSARKKPSDAVST; via the coding sequence ATGAACGAGCTGATCTTCGCGTGCGTCGCGGTGCTGATGACCATGGGCGCGTCCGGTATTGCGCTCATGGTGTATCCGCCGTTGCGGCGTCACAGCGTGGTGATCATGCCCGTCATCCTAGGCGCCGCGTGTTTGGCTTTGGGCGCGTATTTGTTGGCGTATTTATGGCCGTCGTACGCGTCGCCGGGTATGCTCGCGGACAAGCTGGTGTTCGGTGCAGGGCTCTTTGGCGGTTTCGGAAACGTGGCCACCGGGTTGGTGATCGCGCTGATCTCGGCGGTTGTCGCCTTCACTCTGGAGGGCCGACTCAAGCGGTGGAGCGTGGCGCGCAAACGGCGCGCAGCCGAATCCGCCGGGCTGTCTTTCTTAGGGTTTGAAGCTCCGACTGCCGCGGAGAGCCTGCAAGAAGTCGGCGATGTGGCGAAAAAACCGCTGCTTTTCGGAGCGCTGTCCGTCTGGACCGGAAGCGCGGAAGAGTTTTTCTACCGCGGAACCGTGCTGGTGGCCTCTATCGGGACCGCCTTGTTTTGGCCCGCCTTCGCACTGCAAGCCGGAACCTACGCGGTCTCTCACCTGGCGTTTGGTTGGCCAGCGATCCTCGGGAAACTGTTACTGGGCTTATCGTTCGGAGCCGCAGCAATTGTAGGAGGCATGATCCCCGTTATCCTCGCCCACTGGGGATACCAATGGTTGGTTGCTCGCCAATTTAGGGCGCCGTCATCTTCACGAAAGTCCGCACGAAAGAAGCCCTCCGATGCCGTCTCCACCTAA
- a CDS encoding GntR family transcriptional regulator, with protein MTESAPIFIQLSRSIEEGILDGLYPEETQVPSTNEFASFMRINPATAGKALNRLVDQGILYKKRGIGMFVATGARQQLVQERRDAFTAAYIEPLVSEAQRLGIPADQLQSMIAATASTTLEGATS; from the coding sequence ATGACGGAATCCGCACCGATCTTCATTCAGCTCAGCCGCTCGATTGAAGAAGGCATTCTGGACGGGCTCTATCCGGAAGAGACCCAAGTGCCCTCAACCAACGAGTTCGCCAGTTTTATGCGCATCAATCCCGCGACGGCGGGCAAAGCACTTAACCGACTAGTCGACCAAGGAATTCTGTACAAGAAACGAGGCATCGGCATGTTTGTAGCTACCGGCGCTCGCCAGCAGCTCGTCCAAGAACGCCGCGACGCCTTCACCGCGGCCTACATAGAACCACTCGTCTCCGAAGCGCAGCGCTTAGGCATCCCGGCAGATCAATTGCAATCCATGATCGCCGCCACAGCATCCACCACCCTTGAAGGAGCGACCTCATGA
- a CDS encoding YcaO-like family protein has translation MTTTTPHLKTTFYNQSVPWLPVKSTRAEYDSMQEMLKVYSPFGEIRTVMTSLRPGIGVDGYQGSATPMSLDHVFRRMIGLPGLDTGLDRDIYGGGKGLTIADSVLSSLGEAIERMLGSFSCITQDNLSAQWFGSATELEAMGRKYVGPEQYPMFAEQQLEIDGFLCEAWNAESKMHWIPGTNLLTGEEYWVPAQLVHLFYFREHGEARIGVSSSGGLATHLNDERALSHGILEIIERDAANLSWFTKVLPQRVEIDREFKDPAIRRWMESAERAGINVDFYAHRTDIPGVVVVTAISVEDSLDENGYLAGGGVGMDAESAVRSAIAELIQSERMVRTPEIAPSWRVVQGFKRLFGINRDATASDFTNFIQVVPFYGYAENQKTLDWYLRATDQPVVKLSELPNSKPTDDVSELESILEICRTAELTPIAFDFTPSNFNNVKLKKVFIPEMVPAFPPNLMMLGHYRYYELPQRLGLSNERLTYEELTTEPLPYP, from the coding sequence ATGACAACCACCACGCCCCACCTCAAAACCACCTTCTACAACCAGTCCGTCCCGTGGCTTCCGGTGAAATCCACCCGAGCCGAGTACGACTCGATGCAAGAAATGCTCAAGGTCTACAGCCCGTTCGGTGAGATCCGTACCGTCATGACTTCGCTACGCCCAGGCATCGGCGTGGACGGTTACCAGGGTTCTGCGACGCCCATGTCCTTGGACCACGTGTTCCGTCGGATGATCGGACTGCCCGGATTGGACACCGGTTTGGACCGGGACATTTACGGTGGCGGCAAGGGCCTGACCATCGCGGATTCGGTGCTCTCGTCTTTGGGTGAGGCGATTGAGCGCATGCTCGGCTCCTTCTCTTGCATTACGCAAGACAACCTCTCGGCGCAATGGTTTGGCTCCGCCACGGAACTCGAGGCGATGGGACGCAAGTACGTGGGACCCGAGCAATACCCGATGTTCGCCGAGCAGCAGCTCGAAATCGACGGGTTCTTGTGCGAGGCCTGGAACGCCGAGAGCAAGATGCACTGGATCCCGGGCACCAACTTGCTCACGGGCGAAGAATATTGGGTGCCTGCACAGCTGGTGCACCTCTTCTACTTCCGCGAGCACGGCGAAGCGCGCATCGGTGTTTCCTCCTCCGGCGGTCTCGCGACGCACCTGAATGATGAGCGTGCGCTCTCGCACGGAATTTTGGAGATTATTGAGCGCGACGCCGCCAACTTGAGTTGGTTTACCAAGGTGCTGCCCCAGCGGGTGGAGATAGATCGCGAGTTCAAGGACCCTGCCATCCGGCGGTGGATGGAAAGCGCCGAGCGCGCCGGCATCAACGTGGACTTTTACGCGCACCGCACGGATATCCCGGGGGTTGTGGTGGTCACCGCGATCTCCGTCGAGGACAGCCTCGACGAGAACGGCTACCTCGCCGGCGGTGGCGTGGGCATGGACGCGGAGTCCGCGGTCCGCAGTGCGATCGCCGAGCTCATTCAGTCCGAACGCATGGTGCGCACCCCAGAAATCGCGCCGTCCTGGCGCGTGGTTCAGGGCTTCAAACGGCTCTTCGGCATCAACCGAGACGCCACCGCGAGCGACTTCACCAACTTCATTCAGGTGGTCCCGTTCTACGGGTACGCGGAAAACCAGAAGACCTTGGACTGGTACCTGCGAGCGACCGATCAGCCCGTGGTCAAGCTCTCCGAACTACCGAACAGCAAACCGACGGACGATGTCTCCGAGTTGGAATCCATTCTGGAGATCTGCCGGACGGCGGAGCTGACACCGATCGCTTTTGACTTCACGCCGAGCAACTTCAACAACGTGAAGCTCAAGAAGGTCTTCATCCCGGAGATGGTGCCCGCGTTCCCACCGAACCTCATGATGCTGGGCCACTACCGCTACTACGAGCTTCCGCAGCGGTTGGGCCTGAGCAACGAACGGCTCACCTACGAAGAGCTCACCACTGAGCCACTGCCATACCCGTAA
- the panD gene encoding aspartate 1-decarboxylase, whose protein sequence is MMRTMFSSKIHRATVTHADLHYVGSVTVDLDLLDAADILPGELVSIVDVTNGSRLETYTIAGERGSGVIGINGAAAHLVNVGDLVILIAYQSMTTEEARAFEPKVVHVDERNRIIELGSDPAEALAEGLSRPPYAVH, encoded by the coding sequence ATGATGCGCACCATGTTCAGTTCCAAGATCCACCGAGCCACGGTTACGCACGCCGATTTGCACTACGTAGGATCCGTGACGGTTGACCTCGATCTCCTCGACGCCGCCGACATCCTGCCGGGCGAGCTGGTGTCCATTGTGGACGTCACCAACGGCTCCCGTCTGGAGACCTACACAATCGCCGGCGAACGTGGCTCCGGTGTTATCGGCATCAACGGTGCTGCCGCCCACCTCGTGAACGTGGGAGACCTCGTCATTCTGATCGCCTACCAGAGCATGACAACCGAGGAAGCACGCGCCTTCGAACCGAAGGTGGTTCACGTGGATGAGCGGAACCGGATCATCGAACTGGGCTCCGATCCTGCTGAGGCCCTGGCCGAAGGACTTTCGCGTCCGCCGTACGCCGTTCACTGA
- a CDS encoding NAD-dependent epimerase/dehydratase family protein, with protein MSRILILGAGGIARETAAELLSRNHDVTVGSRSGKWRGGVVLDEASQEIIPERYQLLKNAEHRVLDASHAGQLTEASAGFDAIVNAMNPANYGEWAKTWPPINKTVLAAASHHGLKLVITGNLYGYGKVSAPMTESTPLRPNGTKGAVRVQMWEDALAEHRAGNLRVAEVRSSDYLGVDIADQSYLGSFLIKPVSHGKTAWLPVGRKNAPHTWTSVRDAGRLIARIAELEHDDAAWGHPWHTPSAPAVSFQLVAEQVAQMTGHVARVREVPARAIRAASLFVPILRELKETKHQFEEPFVMDDSAAREYFGMSETPWKETLREVVGSLG; from the coding sequence GTGTCCCGAATTCTGATCCTCGGAGCGGGCGGAATTGCCCGCGAAACTGCAGCCGAACTGCTCTCTCGCAACCACGACGTCACCGTAGGCTCTCGTTCCGGGAAGTGGCGCGGCGGCGTCGTACTGGATGAAGCAAGCCAAGAAATCATCCCCGAGCGGTACCAGCTACTGAAGAACGCCGAGCACCGGGTGCTTGATGCTTCGCATGCGGGACAGCTCACCGAAGCCAGCGCCGGATTCGACGCGATCGTCAACGCGATGAACCCCGCGAACTACGGCGAGTGGGCGAAGACCTGGCCACCCATCAACAAGACGGTCCTCGCTGCGGCGTCCCACCACGGCCTCAAGCTGGTCATCACCGGCAACCTCTACGGTTACGGCAAGGTGTCCGCGCCCATGACCGAGTCCACGCCGCTTCGGCCCAATGGCACCAAGGGCGCGGTCCGCGTGCAGATGTGGGAGGACGCGCTGGCGGAGCATCGGGCGGGGAATCTTCGGGTGGCGGAGGTGCGTTCCTCCGATTACCTTGGCGTCGACATCGCAGACCAAAGCTACCTCGGCAGTTTCCTGATCAAGCCGGTGTCGCACGGTAAAACCGCATGGCTGCCGGTGGGCCGCAAGAACGCGCCGCACACCTGGACGTCAGTTCGCGACGCGGGGCGGCTGATAGCTCGGATTGCGGAGCTGGAGCACGACGACGCAGCGTGGGGACACCCTTGGCATACGCCGAGCGCGCCTGCGGTGAGTTTCCAACTGGTCGCTGAGCAGGTGGCTCAGATGACGGGCCATGTGGCGCGCGTGCGCGAAGTGCCTGCCCGTGCTATTAGGGCGGCATCGCTTTTCGTGCCGATCTTGCGCGAACTCAAGGAGACGAAGCACCAGTTTGAAGAGCCGTTCGTGATGGACGATTCCGCAGCGCGGGAGTACTTCGGGATGAGCGAGACGCCGTGGAAGGAAACGTTGCGGGAGGTCGTGGGGAGTTTGGGGTAA
- a CDS encoding SagB/ThcOx family dehydrogenase, with product MSVDVDLKLKAPGIDPAVAAKLEDLGPEARRALDEFASSIEDLAANHEDPNLRQILHRVFVRSVNEFFTAENSSMQLPVNLMKYIRPATDEAAIALPAPDRERDADLDEIFTSRRSQRSFAPQPMSLQTLGTVLGTALGKVDTEDGYGVRDLPLFPYPSMGGLSAFEVGIVVQKVEGVAPGYYVYDQVGHQLVPKIVGDLRLGLQEVTFESEWLLYAPIVLAIAGRAEKSEWKYHTRGYRIGHIDMGAAVQSLYLSAWASQVGACAVAGFFDEAINSLLGYDGADTYVSLLMGMGEVATPLLARQR from the coding sequence ATGAGCGTTGACGTTGACCTCAAACTCAAGGCGCCCGGGATTGACCCTGCTGTCGCCGCCAAGCTCGAGGACTTGGGCCCGGAGGCCCGCCGCGCGCTCGACGAGTTTGCGTCCTCCATCGAGGACCTCGCCGCGAACCACGAAGACCCCAACCTCCGACAGATCCTGCACCGCGTGTTTGTGCGCTCCGTCAACGAGTTCTTCACAGCGGAAAACTCGAGCATGCAGTTGCCCGTGAACCTCATGAAGTACATTCGCCCCGCCACGGACGAGGCCGCCATCGCGTTGCCTGCGCCGGACCGCGAACGCGACGCTGACCTGGACGAAATCTTCACCTCGCGCCGATCGCAACGCTCGTTCGCACCGCAGCCCATGAGCCTTCAAACTCTCGGAACCGTCCTCGGCACCGCGCTGGGCAAAGTGGATACCGAGGACGGCTACGGCGTCCGCGACCTCCCCCTCTTCCCCTACCCCTCCATGGGTGGGCTGAGCGCGTTCGAGGTAGGCATCGTCGTACAAAAAGTGGAAGGCGTGGCCCCCGGGTACTACGTCTATGACCAGGTGGGGCACCAATTGGTCCCGAAAATTGTGGGTGATCTGCGGCTGGGGCTGCAAGAGGTCACGTTCGAATCCGAGTGGCTGCTGTATGCGCCAATCGTGCTCGCGATCGCGGGCCGTGCGGAGAAGAGCGAGTGGAAATATCACACCCGCGGGTACCGCATTGGGCACATTGATATGGGCGCCGCGGTCCAGTCCCTCTACCTGTCCGCGTGGGCCTCACAGGTGGGGGCGTGCGCGGTTGCCGGATTCTTCGACGAAGCGATCAACTCACTTTTAGGGTACGACGGCGCAGACACTTACGTTTCGCTGTTAATGGGGATGGGTGAAGTGGCTACCCCACTGTTGGCGCGTCAACGATGA
- a CDS encoding TrmH family RNA methyltransferase gives MGVGPWEGEWPTGDRWDPELLENGDRRNVLDQYRYWKHDAIVAELDSRRHEFHIAIENWQHDLNIGTVVRTANAFLAKEVHIIGRRRWNRRGAMVTDKYQHIRHHPTVDDFVAWAQAEGYTIIGIDIFPDSVPLETFDLPKRCVLVFGQEGPGLSAEVHDAAAATLSIEQFGSTRSMNAASAAAIAMHAWIRRHVFNQHVS, from the coding sequence GTGGGCGTGGGGCCGTGGGAGGGCGAGTGGCCGACCGGAGATCGCTGGGATCCGGAGCTTCTCGAAAATGGCGACCGCCGCAACGTTCTGGACCAGTACCGCTACTGGAAGCACGACGCGATCGTCGCCGAACTCGATTCTCGCCGCCACGAATTCCACATTGCCATCGAGAACTGGCAGCACGATCTCAACATCGGCACCGTGGTCCGCACCGCCAACGCGTTCCTCGCGAAAGAGGTCCACATCATTGGCCGCCGCCGCTGGAATCGTCGTGGCGCCATGGTCACGGACAAGTACCAGCACATCCGCCATCACCCCACCGTCGATGATTTCGTTGCGTGGGCGCAGGCCGAGGGGTACACGATCATTGGCATCGATATTTTCCCGGATTCCGTGCCGCTTGAGACCTTTGATTTGCCGAAGCGTTGCGTTCTGGTCTTCGGGCAAGAAGGTCCGGGGTTGAGTGCTGAGGTGCACGACGCCGCAGCCGCCACTTTGTCGATCGAACAATTCGGTTCAACGCGGTCTATGAACGCTGCGTCTGCCGCCGCCATCGCGATGCACGCGTGGATCCGCCGGCATGTTTTCAACCAGCACGTTTCTTAA
- a CDS encoding magnesium and cobalt transport protein CorA, with the protein MPIVDHAIYVQGKRIPTPDDFRQTLEIMHAEDGVCWMGLYRPTPDEIHEVAEEFDLHELAVEDTLESHQRAKMDQYGEHTFVVLRPARYLDDVEKVEFGELHVYVGPDFVITVRQAEVPELSPVRHRMEEEVDLLTMGPPAILYAILDQVVDEYEPVADGLEKDIEEIEAELFTGNAHVSRRIYELFREVVEFQRATAPLERVVSLLRRRITGEASDSNPFLEFRERDFLRSTTTSGPVSEAETREHERIIELDRHYRDVHDHIMRINERVVQMKSLLTNALSLSSTLSSQSSAEAGVEQNEQMKKISSWAAILFAPSLIGSIYGMNFNHMPELQWVAGYPLALSLMFVLSFGLWAIFKHNKWL; encoded by the coding sequence ATGCCCATTGTTGACCACGCGATTTACGTTCAGGGAAAGCGCATTCCCACGCCGGATGATTTCCGGCAGACGCTTGAGATTATGCACGCCGAAGATGGCGTGTGCTGGATGGGGCTCTACCGTCCCACCCCCGATGAGATTCACGAAGTAGCCGAGGAATTCGACCTTCACGAGCTCGCTGTGGAGGACACTCTCGAGTCTCATCAGCGCGCAAAGATGGACCAGTACGGCGAACACACGTTCGTGGTGTTGCGGCCGGCCCGCTACCTCGATGATGTGGAAAAGGTCGAATTCGGCGAGCTGCACGTCTACGTCGGACCGGATTTTGTGATCACGGTGCGTCAGGCAGAGGTTCCGGAGCTTTCCCCCGTGCGGCATCGCATGGAGGAGGAGGTAGACCTGCTGACCATGGGTCCGCCCGCGATCTTGTACGCGATTCTTGACCAAGTGGTGGACGAGTACGAACCTGTCGCCGATGGCCTCGAGAAAGACATCGAAGAGATTGAAGCGGAGCTTTTCACGGGCAATGCCCATGTCTCGCGTCGTATTTACGAGCTATTCCGTGAGGTCGTGGAGTTCCAGCGTGCTACTGCCCCGCTTGAGCGCGTGGTCTCGCTGTTGCGTCGCAGGATTACTGGCGAAGCGAGCGATTCAAATCCGTTCCTTGAGTTCCGGGAAAGGGATTTTTTGCGCAGTACGACGACGTCTGGCCCGGTTTCAGAGGCAGAGACCCGTGAGCATGAGCGAATTATTGAGTTGGACCGCCATTACCGCGACGTCCACGACCACATCATGCGCATCAATGAGCGCGTGGTGCAGATGAAGTCATTGCTGACCAACGCTTTGTCACTCTCCTCGACGCTGTCTTCGCAGAGTTCCGCCGAGGCGGGAGTGGAACAGAACGAGCAGATGAAGAAGATCTCTTCATGGGCTGCAATCCTCTTTGCACCGTCCCTGATTGGCAGTATTTACGGCATGAACTTTAACCACATGCCGGAGCTTCAATGGGTGGCCGGTTACCCGCTTGCGCTGAGCTTGATGTTTGTTTTGAGTTTTGGTTTGTGGGCCATTTTCAAGCACAACAAGTGGCTCTAA
- a CDS encoding MarR family winged helix-turn-helix transcriptional regulator encodes MSEQPIGYWVKLVDSLITERFQDALEEHGVTRRQWMLLNHLRNGTASGGELTEALSPFFGDPVPDGEPRTPSEHLAELVESGWVLEEGHTFTLTERGALSLERLTEIVEGIRTSASENVAPADFETTVATLRTMAGNLGYREGQAAPAQ; translated from the coding sequence ATGAGCGAACAACCGATTGGATACTGGGTCAAACTCGTAGATTCACTGATCACCGAGCGCTTTCAAGACGCCCTCGAAGAGCACGGCGTCACGCGCCGTCAGTGGATGCTGCTGAATCATTTGCGTAACGGCACCGCGTCCGGAGGCGAACTCACCGAAGCGTTGTCGCCGTTCTTCGGCGATCCCGTGCCCGATGGCGAGCCACGGACCCCGTCCGAGCACCTTGCCGAACTTGTTGAATCCGGGTGGGTCCTCGAAGAGGGGCACACGTTTACGCTGACGGAACGCGGCGCGTTGAGTCTTGAACGTCTCACCGAGATCGTCGAAGGCATCCGCACCTCCGCAAGCGAAAACGTAGCCCCGGCAGATTTCGAAACCACCGTAGCGACCTTGCGCACTATGGCGGGCAACCTCGGCTACCGAGAAGGCCAAGCCGCACCCGCGCAGTAA
- a CDS encoding ABC transporter ATP-binding protein: protein MTSPSTTPETPAITLRGLTKNFGKTKVLRGLDVEIQPGTIVGLFGRNGVGKTTLMSILSNQERPTSGEALIFGEPVWENPEALSQICFIRENQKYPDESALKHVLRAAANFYPNWDNELADHIKGRFRLPEGTQIKKYSRGQLSALGILIGLASRAPVTFLDEPYLGLDPTARDMFYDLLIEDVGESPRTIVFSTHVIDEAANLFERVIVLDEGEIVLDMRVEEATESAYNIAGPALAVDELTRGLKVLKVRMLGGLKSATVSGQVTADLAEAASAARLEISPVSLQDLVSALGHREDTSSLEPRGNSTDSNPNRQVKELSR, encoded by the coding sequence ATGACCTCCCCAAGTACTACACCTGAGACCCCCGCCATCACCTTGCGCGGACTCACCAAGAACTTCGGCAAAACCAAGGTCCTGCGAGGCCTTGATGTTGAAATCCAGCCCGGCACCATCGTGGGACTCTTTGGCCGCAACGGCGTGGGCAAAACCACCTTGATGAGCATCTTGAGTAATCAAGAGCGTCCCACCAGCGGCGAAGCTCTCATCTTCGGCGAACCCGTGTGGGAGAACCCAGAGGCGCTGAGCCAGATCTGCTTTATTCGTGAGAACCAGAAGTACCCGGATGAATCCGCGCTCAAGCACGTACTGCGGGCTGCAGCGAACTTCTACCCGAATTGGGACAACGAGCTCGCAGACCACATCAAGGGACGCTTCCGTCTTCCAGAAGGCACCCAAATCAAGAAGTACTCACGCGGCCAGCTCTCCGCGCTGGGCATTCTCATTGGTCTGGCATCCCGTGCGCCTGTCACGTTCTTGGATGAGCCGTACTTGGGCCTAGATCCCACGGCGCGTGACATGTTCTACGACCTCCTCATCGAGGACGTAGGGGAGAGCCCGCGAACAATCGTCTTCTCAACGCACGTCATCGACGAAGCCGCCAACCTCTTCGAGCGCGTGATCGTGCTGGACGAGGGCGAGATCGTGCTGGATATGAGAGTTGAAGAAGCTACCGAGTCTGCCTATAACATCGCAGGTCCGGCGCTCGCAGTCGATGAGCTGACGCGCGGCCTCAAGGTCTTGAAAGTAAGGATGCTCGGCGGTCTCAAGTCCGCCACGGTATCCGGGCAAGTAACGGCCGATCTCGCCGAAGCGGCAAGCGCCGCGCGGCTTGAAATTAGTCCCGTATCGCTACAGGACCTCGTTTCCGCGCTGGGCCACCGCGAGGACACGTCCTCTCTGGAACCTCGCGGCAACTCAACTGATTCGAATCCCAACCGTCAGGTGAAGGAGCTTTCCCGATGA
- the pyrE gene encoding orotate phosphoribosyltransferase: MTFAEDRARLLELVKELAVVHGKVILSSGNEADYYVDLRRITLHHEASILVGRVLLHLLDEKGIEFTNVGGLTMGADPVGTAIMHAGREADREIDAFVVRKQQKSYGMGRQVEGPSVEGRKVVIVEDTSTTGGSALTAVEGVRKAGGEIQAVVVIVDRNTGAKERIEEEAGVPYIYAFSSEELGLEK; the protein is encoded by the coding sequence ATGACTTTCGCTGAAGACCGCGCCCGCTTGCTGGAACTCGTTAAAGAACTCGCCGTTGTCCACGGCAAGGTCATTTTGTCCTCGGGCAATGAGGCCGACTACTACGTTGACCTCCGCCGCATCACCCTGCACCACGAGGCTTCCATCTTGGTGGGCCGCGTGCTCTTGCACTTGCTCGATGAAAAGGGCATCGAGTTCACGAACGTCGGTGGCCTCACGATGGGCGCCGACCCCGTGGGCACCGCCATCATGCACGCCGGCCGCGAGGCTGACCGCGAGATCGACGCGTTCGTAGTCCGCAAGCAGCAGAAGTCCTACGGCATGGGCCGTCAGGTAGAAGGCCCGAGCGTTGAGGGCCGCAAGGTTGTGATCGTCGAAGATACTTCCACCACGGGCGGTTCCGCGCTCACCGCAGTTGAGGGTGTTCGCAAGGCTGGCGGCGAGATTCAGGCCGTCGTCGTCATCGTTGACCGCAACACCGGCGCCAAGGAACGCATCGAAGAAGAAGCCGGCGTCCCTTACATCTACGCGTTCTCGAGCGAAGAACTCGGCCTCGAGAAGTAA
- a CDS encoding TetR/AcrR family transcriptional regulator yields the protein MDSDGGTRAEKRSRAPKTAQGIRERNRAAIESEILAIAKRHLTQVGAPALSLRSIAKELEMTPSALYRYIENRDELLTRLIVESFTSLSTDVTKAEARVDRSDFEGRFRALATSLRKWALAKPHEFGLIYGTPVPGFKASPTRTLEAGTRVFLLLARLGADMQAFIDQQLHKSGKYMESTDLLDTAAVEGLFTDYFDFLQDVSPELIMNVLAAWNLIMGGVSAEVFGHYGPDVAGAHAMFDAWVDRAWRVAAGGLNTHTL from the coding sequence ATGGATTCAGACGGTGGAACTCGCGCAGAAAAGCGCTCCCGCGCACCCAAAACGGCGCAGGGAATTCGCGAGCGGAACCGCGCGGCGATCGAGTCTGAGATCCTCGCCATCGCGAAGCGTCACCTAACGCAAGTGGGTGCGCCGGCGTTGTCTTTGCGGTCGATCGCCAAGGAACTCGAGATGACTCCGAGCGCGCTCTACCGCTACATCGAGAACCGAGACGAGTTGCTCACGCGGCTCATCGTCGAGTCCTTTACGTCCCTCTCAACGGACGTTACGAAAGCTGAAGCCCGCGTAGATCGATCCGATTTCGAAGGACGTTTTCGCGCGCTCGCCACCTCACTTCGCAAGTGGGCGCTGGCCAAGCCTCACGAGTTCGGGCTGATCTATGGCACACCGGTTCCAGGGTTCAAGGCGTCACCTACCCGAACGCTGGAGGCGGGAACGCGCGTCTTCCTCTTGCTCGCACGGCTCGGCGCAGACATGCAGGCCTTCATTGACCAGCAGCTTCATAAATCCGGCAAGTACATGGAATCCACCGATCTTTTGGATACCGCCGCGGTGGAAGGTCTGTTCACGGACTACTTTGACTTCTTACAGGACGTCTCCCCCGAGCTGATCATGAACGTTCTCGCTGCCTGGAACCTGATCATGGGCGGAGTTTCGGCCGAGGTCTTCGGGCACTACGGCCCTGATGTCGCAGGCGCGCATGCGATGTTTGATGCATGGGTTGATCGCGCGTGGCGGGTTGCCGCGGGAGGCTTGAACACCCACACCCTTTAA